ATCCTTATGTTAACTCCATCCTATCAGAAGTTAAAAGACATTTTATCAAAATCTATTGATTCCAAACGTATTTTAACAAATCCCTTGCAAACTCTTGCTTATGGTACAGATGCTAGTTTTTATAGACTTATTCCGCAAATTGTGATTTTGGCTCACAATGAAACTGAAGTTGTCGAAATCATAAAACAAGCAAAATTACTTGATATTGCATTAACTTTTAGAGCTGCTGGAACTAGTTTGTCGGGACAAGCCATCACTGATTCTGTTTTGGTTGTTGCTACACATGGTTGGAAAAATTTTGAACTTTTAGACAACAATCAAAAAATAAAATTAGAGCCTGGAATTGTTGGTGCTCGTGCTAATACTTTCTTGGCACCACATGGCTTAAAAATTGGTCCTGATCCAGCGTCAATTGGTGCGGCAATGATTGGCGGTATTGTTGCTAATAATGCTAGTGGTATGTGTTGCGGAACTGCTCAAAACTCCTATCAAACCATAGCCGATATCCGAATTGTTTTGCATGACGGAACACTTCTGGACACTGCCGATACAAATAGTGTTGCTGATTTTAAAAAGAATCAAACGGCTTTAATTCATGAAATTGAAAACCTTAGAGACACTATAAAAAGTGATGAAACACTATACCAGCGTATCAAAAATAAATTCAAAATAAAAAATACTACAGGCTATAGCATCAATGCTTTGGTTGATTATGAGGACCCAATCGAAATTATCAAACACCTGATGGTAGGATCGGAAGGCACATTGGCGTTTATTTCGAATGTGACATTCAAAACCATTATCGACGAAAAATATAAATCCTGTTCTTTACTTATTTTTAATAGTATTCAAGATGCTTGTAATGCGACTATTTTATTAAAATCAAGTCCAGTTGCTGCTGTAGAATTATTAGATCGAAAATCTATTCAATCTGTTGAAAATGATCCTGAAGCTCCTTTGTATTTCAAAACATTGCCTGAATCTGCTTGTGCTTTATTGGTAGAATGCAGAGACAATGATTTGAATGTTTTACTTCAAAAGCAAGAAGAAATTCGATCGCAAATTCAATCTATTCCGACTTACACCGATTATGAATTTACCCGTGATCTTAAACAATATTATTTCAATTGGAAAGCCCGAAAAGGTTTGCTTCCAACAGTTGGTGGTATGCGAAAAACAGGAACCTCTGTTATTATTGAAGATGTTGCTTTTCCTTTGTCTCATTTGGCGGAAGCCTGTTTGGAATTGAAAGATTTATTTAAAAAATATGAATATCACGATGCTTATCTTTTTGGTCATGCCTTAGAAGGAAATCTGCATTTGGTTTTTTCTCAGG
The Flavobacterium sp. 5 DNA segment above includes these coding regions:
- a CDS encoding FAD-binding and (Fe-S)-binding domain-containing protein, which translates into the protein MLTPSYQKLKDILSKSIDSKRILTNPLQTLAYGTDASFYRLIPQIVILAHNETEVVEIIKQAKLLDIALTFRAAGTSLSGQAITDSVLVVATHGWKNFELLDNNQKIKLEPGIVGARANTFLAPHGLKIGPDPASIGAAMIGGIVANNASGMCCGTAQNSYQTIADIRIVLHDGTLLDTADTNSVADFKKNQTALIHEIENLRDTIKSDETLYQRIKNKFKIKNTTGYSINALVDYEDPIEIIKHLMVGSEGTLAFISNVTFKTIIDEKYKSCSLLIFNSIQDACNATILLKSSPVAAVELLDRKSIQSVENDPEAPLYFKTLPESACALLVECRDNDLNVLLQKQEEIRSQIQSIPTYTDYEFTRDLKQYYFNWKARKGLLPTVGGMRKTGTSVIIEDVAFPLSHLAEACLELKDLFKKYEYHDAYLFGHALEGNLHLVFSQDFSNQDEVDRYEKLMSELAILVVDRFDGSLKAEHGTGRNMAPFVEKEWGTTAYEIMKRIKNIFDPNNKINPDVLINPDPKAHLKNLKPMPESHVIVDKCMECGFCEPHCVSEGLTLSPRQRIVIAREISRLEETNDDPQRLAAIRKDVTYQLDETCATDGLCALACPVYIDTGKFVKEWRASKLNVDDKKIASYIGSHMAGTTSGLRIGLKIVAGFHNILGTTIMATLSNGFHFLSFGKVPKWIPEMPKGANKINTNQ